A genomic window from Verrucomicrobiia bacterium includes:
- a CDS encoding TatD family hydrolase has product MRYIEPHAHMVSRTTDDYAAMVTAGCQAVCEPAFWAGFDRSSAHGFYDYFSQLTDYEPKRAAKFGLPHYSWLCINPKESEDVKLADEVLAIIPEFLRRPNVLGIGEIGLNKNSRNEMIVLQKHVDLAAQHDQLILVHTPHLEDKLKGTRLIVDLLQRDGRIKPERVIIDHVEEHTIGAVLDAGFWAGITLYPDSKCSPARAVDMVENFSHERVWLNCACDWGLSDPLAVPKTAREMRRRGHSLAAIDRLIYQNPARFLSQCPHFVLPA; this is encoded by the coding sequence ATGCGCTACATCGAACCTCACGCCCACATGGTCAGCCGGACGACCGATGATTACGCGGCGATGGTCACCGCCGGTTGTCAGGCTGTTTGCGAACCCGCCTTCTGGGCTGGCTTCGACCGCAGTTCCGCGCACGGCTTCTACGATTATTTTTCCCAGCTCACCGACTACGAGCCGAAGCGCGCCGCCAAGTTCGGCCTGCCGCATTACTCGTGGCTCTGCATCAACCCAAAGGAATCCGAGGACGTGAAGCTCGCCGACGAAGTGCTCGCGATCATCCCGGAATTTCTCAGGCGCCCGAACGTCCTCGGCATTGGCGAGATCGGCCTGAACAAGAATAGCCGCAACGAAATGATCGTGCTGCAGAAGCATGTGGACCTCGCCGCGCAACACGACCAGCTCATCCTCGTCCACACGCCGCACCTCGAAGACAAACTCAAGGGCACACGCCTCATCGTGGACCTGCTCCAGCGCGACGGCCGCATCAAGCCCGAGCGCGTCATCATTGACCACGTCGAAGAGCACACCATCGGCGCCGTGCTCGATGCCGGATTCTGGGCGGGCATCACGTTGTATCCCGATTCGAAATGTTCGCCCGCACGCGCCGTGGACATGGTGGAAAATTTCTCGCACGAACGCGTCTGGCTGAACTGCGCCTGCGACTGGGGCCTCAGCGATCCACTCGCCGTGCCGAAGACCGCCCGCGAAATGCGCCGCCGCGGCCACTCGCTCGCCGCGATCGACCGCCTCATCTACCAAAACCCCGCGCGCTTCCTGAGCCAGTGCCCGCATTTTGTTTTACCGGCGTGA
- a CDS encoding GAF domain-containing protein, whose protein sequence is MTTNSPVLSVVQNLLLAQGGDGATLQQVLEIILKHFGCVTGTIHGLNRVTGRLELVAQRGIPEAIMDKVKVIPVGKGMAGLAAERKSPVQVCNLQTDTSGVAKPGAKETRMEGSIAVPMLVEQSLLRGVLGIAKPVTYEFTADEQALLLQLGEAIGKHLGRPTKKELLDHYFIEVRHKLIEVAAFLDRVDRAEGEDDYRIKAFRAALKELERAEPGRAKQILLALSDPTTEPIPAAKGKSAAGAWPPEG, encoded by the coding sequence ATGACAACGAATTCCCCCGTCTTGTCCGTCGTTCAAAACCTCCTGCTCGCGCAAGGCGGCGACGGCGCCACACTCCAGCAGGTGCTGGAAATCATCCTGAAACATTTCGGCTGCGTCACCGGCACGATTCATGGGCTCAACCGGGTCACCGGCCGGCTCGAACTTGTCGCCCAGCGCGGCATTCCGGAAGCGATCATGGACAAGGTGAAAGTGATTCCCGTGGGTAAAGGCATGGCTGGCCTCGCCGCCGAACGGAAGTCGCCGGTGCAAGTGTGCAATCTTCAAACCGACACGTCGGGCGTGGCCAAACCCGGTGCGAAGGAAACGCGGATGGAAGGTTCCATCGCCGTCCCAATGTTGGTTGAGCAAAGCCTGCTGCGCGGCGTGTTGGGCATTGCCAAACCGGTCACCTACGAATTCACCGCCGATGAACAGGCCTTGCTGCTGCAACTCGGTGAGGCCATTGGCAAACACCTCGGTCGCCCGACGAAAAAGGAATTGCTCGATCACTATTTTATCGAGGTGCGCCACAAGCTGATTGAAGTCGCCGCCTTCCTGGACCGCGTGGACCGCGCCGAAGGCGAAGACGATTACCGCATCAAAGCCTTCCGCGCCGCGCTCAAAGAACTCGAACGCGCCGAACCCGGGCGCGCCAAACAAATCCTCCTCGCCCTCAGCGACCCGACGACGGAGCCGATTCCGGCAGCGAAGGGAAAGTCGGCGGCCGGAGCATGGCCGCCGGAAGGTTGA
- a CDS encoding four helix bundle protein, with the protein MFNFEKLATWQEAISFADLVYALARDFPDQERFGLTNQMRRAAVSISSNIAEGSSRTSRQDFARFVEIATGSLFEVVSQSFIGRNQGFLSEDAFRSLYAVAEKQGKMLSGLRTSLVNQRTSE; encoded by the coding sequence ATGTTTAATTTTGAAAAACTCGCAACGTGGCAGGAAGCGATCAGCTTCGCCGACCTGGTCTATGCGCTGGCGCGCGATTTTCCTGATCAAGAGAGATTTGGCCTCACCAATCAAATGCGTCGCGCAGCGGTTTCCATTTCTTCAAACATCGCCGAAGGAAGCTCCCGCACGTCACGGCAGGACTTCGCCCGTTTTGTTGAAATCGCCACCGGATCGCTGTTCGAGGTGGTTTCACAATCGTTCATCGGTCGTAACCAAGGGTTCCTGAGCGAAGATGCGTTCCGCAGCCTCTATGCCGTCGCCGAAAAGCAAGGGAAGATGTTGAGCGGCCTGCGCACATCGCTTGTTAACCAGCGCACGAGCGAATAG